ATGTTTAACGTACTTGATCGACCTCCTCTCCAACAACCTCATCATCTGTGTCAATTTTGTTGGGCAGATTgatttctctctttctcctaCCCTCATTTACCTCTGTCATTGTGACCATCTCTTCTACCTCCCCAGCTTCTTCCATTCTTCGAGTGTTCTGAGTGTAGCATGCCTTCTCCTCTTTAACTGTTACTCTTGATTGGAGTGCATGTTCAAGTGACTccaccttcttcttcctcttcctgtGCTCATGCATCTCAAGAGACTCAGCAAGTTCTTCAACGTTAAGCGTCGATAGGTCCTTGGACTCCTCAATCGCACAAACCACATTTTCGAAGTTGTAGGTCAACAACCTTAGAATCTTCTCCACCACTCAGCTAGTGGAAACTGCCTTTCCATTTCTACCAAGTTGGTTCGCCATGGTTTCAACCCGAGTAATGTACTCAGCCATTGCCTCTGTCTCCTTCATTCTCATGCTCTTTAGCTCTCCTTTGAGTGTTTGAAGTCTCACCTGCTTCACATAGTCATCTTCCTTATATGTCTTTTCTAGAATGTCTCACGCTTCTTTTGAAGTTTTTTCACTTGCAATCTTCTCAAAGTCGGATTCGTCCATAGCTTGGTACAGGATTTACAAAGCTTCCTTGTACTTTCTATGTGATTTTTTCAACGCCTTCATCTGGGCATTAGGCCTGTTTGTGGTGTTTTCTAGTTTTAGTGACCATTTTCAACCTCCTCCCAATTTTCTTGGGAGCCAAGGAGAGCTTTTATCTTGAGGCTCCAATTGTCATAGTTGACCAGGATTTACAAAGCTTCCTTGTCCTTCATACACAATTTTTGCAAGGTAGTCATCTAGGTGTGGTGTCTTTTTGTTTTAGTGACCCTTTTTAACTTCCTCCCAATTTTCTTCGGAGCCAAGGAGAGCTTATAGTTTGAGACTTCAATTGTCATAGTTGAACGCCTTTGTCAACTTGGGTAGGGACACATTATTTGTAATACTAGTCATCtctcactctctttttttttctcactcaaGCTAACTAGCAAAACAAGCTTTATGTGAATAAACTTATTCACTTTTCTAATATATTTCCGGTAaacaaaacattataatttatagaCTCTAATTTGCCTTTTCATCTCCAAGCCTTAAATTCTCCTATCAAGACACAACTATTGCCTATTAAGCAATACATTAAACTGTGACCCTTGCActctaaaacaaacaaaattccTAAGCAAATTAATTATCCATAAAATCTGCTAAATGACTCTCTCGTTTAAGTTTATCCTAACACAATGTTCATACTTTTTCCTAGATGCTCTGGCATGATGTCCAACAGATTAAATAACTGTCCACAAGCATCTCTTTCAGAGACCCACTGAGTATCATGCCAATTTTCATACAACTATTAATTAAGCAAAGATAATTGAACAGGATGATAACAACATTTCGAATTTTTGTCAAGCACGTTCCACCTACACGGTGCATAAAGCTTATGGCGTCAATGGCTACCGTGAAGGCAAAATAAAATGTTTCAGAATGAGAGGTCATGCATTATCCatcaaataaactaaataaGTTACGTCTTCAGATTACTCCCccatcaaaaataaaaagactttttttattaaagataaaattgagtAGGCTGGATTAATTTATAACTCACGTCAGTAGCCAATAAGCTGTCAAGGCTGAAATCAATTCTTGGGTTAACTGCTGCCAGTTTCATTGATAAAATCTGCAACCAGAGCATAAATCAGTGAGAACAAATCATATTCATGAAAGTTAAACTACACAAAATATTATTCGAAGTACAAGAATATAATAACTTTTGAGCATGTTCAATGAACAAACAGATGAACAAATCTAGTAGTGTCATGCCTCAAGTTCACAATATGAGGGAATAATAGTAGGTAGACGACCCATAAGGAAATTTTTAAATAGATTACAAGCCATATACTCCAAAACAATAGGAGCATCACTGTTAATGCTTAATTCTTGGTTACAGTTACAGGAAACCAATgcttaattagtttaaaaaatctCTAAACACGGTTGGTAATTGATTGGGAACAAAATAGATAATAATTAACAGTCACGCAATTTGAGAGTCTGACCTCCACTTGACGCTGTAGAGATTGCACATGATTGATGATTTCATCTAGAACCATTGCCGTTCCTGATATCTGCACAGGAAATCAACTAATGTGAGATATATTCCACCACATTAGCTATTTTGAGAATATTAACACAATCCAAATGCATTACAAAATTGTAGTGACTCTGTAATTATGTAGATCAAAATAAGCAAAAGAAATGTCTTATTTCTCACCACCAGAAAGTACAAAAAAATCACACCCTGTATAGAACAACAGCAGTTCATAAAACAGCAGATCATACTGATACATATTGTTTTTTCACATTACTGATGGTCTGAAAAGACAAAAGGAAGCTTGGAAAAGTTCTCTGTTAAAGATAATTAGCATTGTGTGACCTGTATATCAGATTTTGAGATTTAGCTtccatataaaacaaaaaaaatggcTCACTTATGGATCAAACAAGTCGTAAGCATGTATGCAAGTCTGATGAAAAATGGTACTTAGAATTGGGCCAGAATGTGAGAATGTGTTTTCAGTTATAATTTGTACCGTATTATTCTTCCCCCACATTCCGAAATATTACAGACTAGAATGATGCATATAGTACTTCAATACCATCTAGATACATGATACGTTTTTTGCCTCATTTTGTTGACTACTCAAATTAAAACCAACCCCTAAATTTtagatttgaaaattataacaaaaatggTGCTAAAATGCAAGTGCAATTTTGAATCGATGAGCGAAGAGAACTAGGCCCGTGATCGAAACTagttaaaactaaaactaaatgaAGCTAACTCACCaagcaaagagaaaaataaagaaagaaaattatagaTTAAAGCTTTAATAACCGTGATCCACGGGCCCAACTATTCTTTCCTCAGATAGTGGGATGCGCGTACGCTGTCTGCTATAGCCTCGTACGACGGTTCTGAACCGGTTTCAAAACTACACACGGGGATTTTATACGACCAGGCTGGCCTTTTTATGAATAGATGGGAATAACCCTTAGAATATTTCattatgaatgaaatattaCCGCGTTTATTTGTACAACATAAAAACGGAGAAAAGGGTTTATTTTCATTAGTTCTTCTAATACCACGATTATTCTAATgccatgaaaaaataaaattgtttgtttgaattttgaatatattacatattttagtttgataaatcttgtttttttttgttgttgcatGCTTTTAACCTGTCAATATCACGAAGACAGCAATTCACacataaatatgtaaatatgatTTCATTAACTGTATATTAGAAGTGTATGATTTTGATATAAGAAATTTGCTCAAGCAGACATTAATATGATCGTACAAATGACCCCATGCAGTTAGGTGAATGGTCTGCTTGTTGGCAGCTGGACTCCAAAAGTACGCATTCTTTTCTCGCCCATTCTCTTCATTTCACAAATGATGGATTCCAAACTCGTAAAGATACCATACCATCACCGTCAAAAAATGGACTACATATTAAATACTTCACTTGTCAAAGGGACCCAGGAGAGCTATGCATACTAGTTAGAAGTTCAAGTAGAACTACCCCTGCCCCCTCTTCCCTGTCTCTTCCGCCCCCACAAGGTCACCATTCTGTCTCTAAAATAAGACAGATGGCTTAAGAAAGGAGCGAAAGGGGACTACCACATTGTCGTGTATATCCCATGACTTGTTTATGTATACATATATCGTCCTATCTATAAACAACAACGATCTTGTCACTAACAAAATTACCACTGCATTATATGTACATGTCAATTGTTTAGAAGAACTGATTTTGTTTTCTGCCTTTTGCTaagttcttttgtttttaacttttaagtcAAACTTAACTCACCTGTTTAATAAAAGTGTCCCCGAGCTCTTCTGCCTGCCCATCTATGCTAGGTGGAGCTTAGATGACAGGCGGGATTCTTAAGATCACAGTTGTACTTtggtaaaatttattatgaattggGCTAACTTTGTTCAACATCTGTGATTCCGTAAGGTGCAATAAATAACAAGTCATTATGAAGATATTTAGTCAGCCCTTGACGATCCTCAGCTGTAATTTGTGATTGCCTAGTTTCAATATTTGATACTTTGTCGTAGAGAATCATGCACATCATCGCATTGACTCAAAGGAATCACAGACACCAGAGTACACCGGAATATTCTCAGCCTATACCGAATTGCTTGGCATAACTTCAGAATATTTCAGTATTTGAGTTTCTAGTAGGATCTTATTTTGCCAATGCAAGCAACGGACATAATTTCTATCCCATAACCTCTAACGTAAAACACAAACTTCATCACGAAAATGGAAATTTAAACGGCTAGTGGTGTGTTTTTTATTGGATTGGAAAACAATAATTGAGTACATTCGAAAATTAGCTTTTTCCACTTCGACTCAAACTATCGTCCACGACCtaaaatcatgttaaaaaaCAACTCGATCATGATTTTAACAAACGTCTTATTTGTGGATAAAACTCAATTGCAGCCTACAAGCCAGAAAGCAGGCTATACATACGTTGATTGTCAGATTTGGGGGTGGGGGAATCAATTGAGATTGGGTTGATCATTTTGACAATTTTCCATAAGATATAGATTGCACCTATTCAAAAggtaatttttatcaaatataaattgtaaaacataaaaagagTGAAGTATCAGATAATATGAttctaagtttttttaaattatattttaaaaagttgaaataaacttcaaaattaaaaaagattaaaattagtTTGCGGTGAGTTAGATAGAGTTCAacttcttacaaaaaaaaaaactatcttaCCAAAAAAAGGATAGAGTTCAACTAGTAGTAACCTGATAACTTACGCAAGTAGATTGGATTTAAAAGAATCCAGCCCAGTGTAACTTGTTGAACTAACAAAATTCAACCTTGTTCAATTAGATCAAATTAGAAAACTTTGGGTTGGATTATTTAGCCTAGTTAGTCCAACCCACGTGCATCCGTACGAACGCATGTTGTAATTGCCAATAGTTTAGAAGACACaacttacttttatttttcaaaaacctaCTGAGAATATGATTAAATGTCAAATAACATgcaataaagaaaaagtaagaaaagtaAATGTTGATGTTCAATAAGAGCTCACAATGTTACCCTTAAATGTTAGGAAAATTATTTTCCCCATGAAATTAGTGTTATAGAGATATGGTtgttaatattagaaaaattgttttcttattaagaTTAGAGGTCTTATATAAGACAGTTCTTAATTTTAAGACTATCAGcatattctaataatatttagttaagACCTAAAACCTacatcttaattaaattttaagacaTTGTTCAGAGATCTACATCGAAAATGCACTGACTAAGAAATTAGCTACAGTTGTTACCTTGAGCTTGGGTATGAAAACCCATGCTCTATTTCCTATTTAAACTCTACTAGTTATCACCCAAGAAGAATTCTACCATTTTTAttccttccttttctctttcattttcctTTATTCAACTGGTAGTGGCCCATGCTGTAGTAAATCAAtgcattcatttatttatttttcttcctttttcctaTGTAGCTCACTTTGACATAGACTGAGATCCATGCCCAATTCTTGGATGCTGACTCACCACTCCCTGAAAACTCCTATAGGTTTAGTTTACTTTACTAATTCTATGATCAAATTAACGTACTTATTAGactattttttcataaatttctaacaaagattaaaaatgattttttaaattattatttttaagtatataaCACTCTAATGATTGCCAGTTTTGGGACCTTCACTACACCACGTGACAGCACTTTGTGAAAAACACAAGTGGTGTTTTGTAAGAAGCCATCATCTGGGAGTCAAGTCTTTTCTTATGTACTGGTtaagcttttgtttttctttccatgcatatcatatttttttaagacaTCTAACCTCAAAAGGTAGTGCATtaattgtatgaaaaaaaaggCTATGCCTTTAACTGAGAGACAATACGTGTCCCGTTATCCAATCAAGCGTGGTCTTGTAAAGACGGCCCAACTTCACGTGGCTTATACATGATTACACATGAAGTTGTGCATTAAGAGTTGTCCACTTAGGCTGTTCAGTGAAACAGGGaaaatacataaaagaaaaaaaataacagtacaagaaaaagaaagataaatccACAAAAGAGaacctaaattaaaaaaaaattaaaattattaattgaattgttaaatttaaaaaaaagtgaattattttacttatttaaataattggaAGTGtaactaaaagtaaataaataatttatgtaacaattttttaatattaacaaaaaataatattttagtaagtTATTCAGTTTATTAGCATAAAATTGGGTGAAAACGAGGAGAGGTTTTTACTTAACAACATCTAAGACTTCTTTATCTATGAATTATCCATCATTTTTTTCTGGGTTCAAGTCAAGGTAAGCAGGGCTACGCTTTATTTGGTTGAATGGCACCATAATGTATCATAGAGCTTGTCTTATCTCAGCTTTAACGTTTTTCTCTGTCAAGACTCAAAACATGGGCCAGAATAAGCAAGCTGACTTACAAGAAGGTTCCttccaattcttttaaaaaagacccaaatttattaaaaaaaaatctaattagtTATTTCTGAAAGTAACCAATTTAAAAGGTTTCTTCTACTTACCCTCAGGCTAGTGTCTTATCATAGAAGATAGTAACAACTAGTTTGAACCATctaatataatagaataaaatattataatatgataaaataaaactataatataattaaaatagaatggtttataataatatatcattgTTTGGTGTAGAGAAGATAAcaagttaaataattaaaaatataatatatattgtttaaatataaattttctattaaattatatatagttgtcttaaaattgatttttaatttaaattgttaacaaattataaaaatgcattttgaaataaatactaatttatataactaatgcttatattataaaaaaattatatgatatttaaacaatttatatttaattttaatattctgatagataatataatttaaatataaatgtcacaacaattatatatatttgtatataaatacacatatgatatcatgttaaataaaaaaaaaaactatgatatacgtaatatgatataaattgaTATTGACAAAGTTGtagaaacttttattttatttatatagttaaactttaaacaattacaaaaattatataaatgaatattttctttaaaaaacatATGAATGATAAAAGActactttttatgttttaattattataataatatatatttacgtACAACTATTTGTAGaatgaagaagagagaagaattATTACATTGAACCTAATCCCACTTTCCGAGATAGGAACACAATGATAAGATAATGTTATCTTATCCCATCAGTGTTATAGACAACACCTACcttacaagataattataatgtCATATATTGTCAATGGTAAAAGCCAAAAAGTTCAAAGTATGGAACTACTAAACTAAGCTTTGAGAAAAATTGTAAGCACTCACCGGAAAGAAACCCATAAaaggcaaaagcaaaagaaaggtTGAAATTACATAAATACCACTTTTGACAATCGATGTGCCAGCAAGCACTTCTCTTGGTATAAAATCAATCACTTTTCGTAAGGGATTGAAAAGATGACAATGACAAAAAAAACGTTGTTAAAGCTCCTAATATAATTGCACTTTTGGGAGACAATTTAGAGGGAAAAGGATGGCATAATCCCAAAGAAAGATGAACAAAGCccgattaattaattaatccgAAAAACTAAAGGGTTTAAGGTTTTAAGATTaagacaagaaagaaaaagaaagcaaagaaaaagaaaccaaCCTTGTCGCAGCCTGGGACCAGCTCTTGTAAAAGCTTCATGCGAGCATTGATCTTCTCTCTCCTAGCCTACAACAACAGAAAGAAACTCAGTAATGTTATATCacaacaaaataattgaaaataaaaaagtcggtaaaattataaaatacgcTAAAGTgatcaaaattaaacaaattaattagtGATTAGTCAAGTCTTTACCCTTTCTGCCAAGCTATGGCTATCTGTGGCTTGACCTCGACGAACTCGAACGTGGACATAGGGAAGCTTCTCACTGTCAACGGAGGTCTCATCAGCGACGCTCTTACTCTTCTTCAAGGATCCTCTAACCTGAATTCCACAAAATCATGTactattttatgttttgaccGTTCAATTATACTGTAAACAGGAACCCTAATTATCCAATTTATTGCAATTAGGAAGGTTAACATCAAAGTTACCGTTACTTTCTTCTCTCGCTCCTTTCTCTTCGCGGTCgtcttcttgttcttgttctcAACAACAGGATCCGAAACACACCCTTGCGTGGAGCACGGGTTCGAATCAGTCTCTTGCGGCTCGTTCTTCACCCTATCCAAATTCGAACCTGACCCGGCCCGAAGCAGACATGCCTCCCCCGGCGACGTTGAGTTTTCACCAGCAAACACGGAAAACTTGGCTGCGCGTTCAATTAAAGCGGCGTTGGAAGGAAAGGTCAAATTGCCACCGAAAGAGTTGAGCAAATAGGGTTTGTGATTAGTGCTGACGTGGCAATTAGGTGGCTTCCGAGCTCCATCAGAGTTGGGTGAGTGAAGGAGCTCCACCGCCTGGGTTGGCGGAAGCTCAAGTAGAGCAGTGAATGAGCTGGCATTTTCCGGCGCCGGTGCCGGCGCCATGATTCCCTGAATTTCTTCGTTGAATTGAATTGACTCAAGTGTAGCGCCTTCGTGCACGGATCCGCGTAATCCTACCGGAGCTTGCTCCATTGAGGGAACAAAACGCAGAGTAGAAGATCCAATTGAAGTGGATTCCCTTTGAATTGTGTTAATTATGCGAGTTCTGAACTGTACCAGTGATAAAGCAGACAGTGGAAATTGGAGGAAATGAGGAATGAAGAATGTGCGTGAATGAGATAGTAGTTGAAGAAGCAGTCCTTCAATGGGGATCAGtcaatttctctctctctatctttttctcTCCGGTTCTGTGATTCTGTCTCTTGGATTGCTTCTCAGCCATTTGAAGTCTGCGAAAGCAACATTGCTACGCTACGGTTACTCTACTACTGTTGAGTACGCGTACGGTTCTAGCCATACAGTTTCGTTGAGGTAAGGTTAAAGGGAAAGTTGGGGACCACGACCCTTTTGAGGGGCCCATGCTCTgggaatattatttatttatttatttcataaatttcataaatattgttttcagTTCAAAAGACCTCCTTCTATTTCCACCGTCGATTcagtttcattctttttttactcataatttgttttctcttttctacTATTACGGAGATTCGATGTGCTTGTGGGTGACAAGAATCCCGTTGAAGCATTCCCTATCATAATCAATTTGTTGGAGTAGCCTTGTTATGAGATAATAAGGTCCTGATTAGAATTGCAAGTGTCATTATAAAGCGATTTGGCTATATTTAGGTCATTGAAAGCACTTCTAAATTCATTATCTCTTTCTGGAAATTCTCATCTTGCCTAATCtgtttattcaattatttattactgCCTCCATAACGTGCTTCACATCACGACACACTTCGCGCTAATCaaaagttttcttttgtttttaatttatggatttaatcatattttattttaatcttaggTGTGTTTCTAGacattcaaacaaacaaaaagtaaTATCGCAGACAttagagtttttattttttaattttttataagaaacacactacacaaatataatatttttaatatgttttagtaTAACGTGATATATAGGTTTAATTCTTTCACCTTCATCTCTGTGAGAGCACCTTTAGTAAATGTGTGTGTATAATTTCAAAGAATGTGAAGAACCAACCAACCTAAATGTATGTacattagaaagaaaaaaacttaacttaaaacatatgaaagaaaaaaaaaatctatcttATGTGAGTGCAGAAAAAATAGGAATCTTAAGATGAAAGTATGGTCATATAAGAAATGACAAAATACAAAATGATTGTATACAAGGAAATGCATTTGAAGCACCAATTGAGAAAAAGATGACAAAAATCAACTAAGAAGATTTAAAGTACATAATATTCTTGAAATTTCAGGTCTCTAGTTATGATAAATGAtaagcataaaaaaaagtttattagcTTGTTATAAAGG
This sequence is a window from Vigna angularis cultivar LongXiaoDou No.4 chromosome 2, ASM1680809v1, whole genome shotgun sequence. Protein-coding genes within it:
- the LOC108329713 gene encoding transcription factor bHLH48, with the protein product MEQAPVGLRGSVHEGATLESIQFNEEIQGIMAPAPAPENASSFTALLELPPTQAVELLHSPNSDGARKPPNCHVSTNHKPYLLNSFGGNLTFPSNAALIERAAKFSVFAGENSTSPGEACLLRAGSGSNLDRVKNEPQETDSNPCSTQGCVSDPVVENKNKKTTAKRKEREKKVTVRGSLKKSKSVADETSVDSEKLPYVHVRVRRGQATDSHSLAERARREKINARMKLLQELVPGCDKISGTAMVLDEIINHVQSLQRQVEILSMKLAAVNPRIDFSLDSLLATDGASLMDSNIPSMMTPLMWPEIPVNGNRQHYQQQWQFDAFHQPLWEREEVNHNFVTPENSLLSYDSSANSASLHSNQLKMEL